A single region of the Podospora pseudopauciseta strain CBS 411.78 chromosome 1, whole genome shotgun sequence genome encodes:
- a CDS encoding hypothetical protein (COG:E; EggNog:ENOG503PBC1), with the protein MASLPRPLPGMLLPRSMSKRRAIAAINSSGQAGFLVRCGRHNIILIPSRESSSTSTRSVHYSSTQSSPSSNLTLSGVPSPSLLPNHQHHHQPQGAGMGPPKPAPLSVLPLVTVLRSWMTATISSSPFLLPPSLAIMSMLAHTTNPVLNPDSNPLLRALLKKTFYAQFCAGEQPAEVARTIKGLKDVGFEGVILGYAKEVVTPHGQEGTGSLPKHVAEETKVDMEEIDSWAQGTLMTVLLANRGDYVALKFTGAGVLALQCLRQGADPSPQLKKAIESICVLAQSRGVRLLFDAEQAAVQGGIDKWTVEFMERYNRTQPVVYGTYQAYLKSTPETLSQHLQEAKKKGFVLGVKLVRGAYLGSDPRQLIHDIKEDTDKAYDGIAEALLKRDWQVGPLKGEGQFPDVSMVVATHNRDSVVRAKRILQHESKTNDVAFAQLQGMADEVSCELVAFNQQEATEKQEKAKAYKYLVWGSTGECMKYLLRRAYENRDAVQRTVGSRDAMRAEVLRRLKSLFGLA; encoded by the coding sequence ATGGCATCGCTCCCCAGGCCTTTGCCTGGCATGCTTCTGCCCCGGAGCATGTCCAAGAGACGGGCGATCGCTGCAATCAACTCCAGCGGACAAGCAGGTTTCCTTGTGCGGTGCGGCCGCCACAACATCATACTAATTCCTTCCAGAGAGtcatcatccacatcaaCTCGATCAGTACACTACTCCTCTACACAGTCGTCACCATCCAGCAACCTGACACTATCAGGAGTACCATCGCCGTCACTGCTCCCCaatcatcagcatcaccaccaaccacaaggCGCCGGTATGGGGCCACCAAAACCGGCGCCTCTCTCAGTCTTACCTCTGGTCACCGTGCTCAGGTCATGGATGACGGCCACGATATCCTCGTCGCCATTCCTCTTACCTCCCTCACTGGCCATCATGTCCATGCTGGCCCATACAACCAACCCAGTTCTCAACCCTGACTCAAACCCACTGTTGCGAGCTCTGCTGAAGAAGACGTTTTATGCCCAATTCTGCGCCGGCGAGCAGCCTGCCGAGGTAGCCAGGACGATCAAGGGCCTCAAAGACGTGGGGTTTGAAGGGGTGATTTTGGGCTATGCCAAAGAGGTCGTCACCCCGCATGGACAGGAGGGAACGGGTTCTTTGCCAAAGCATGTTGCGGAAGAGACCAAGGTCGAcatggaggagattgacAGCTGGGCTCAGGGGACGCTCATGACCGTGCTACTGGCCAACAGGGGGGATTATGTGGCCCTCAAGTTTACCGGGGCGGGCGTGCTGGCATTGCAGTGTCTACGGCAGGGGGCGGATCCCTCACCACAGCTGAAAAAGGCGATCGAGAGCATATGTGTATTGGCCCAGTCAAGGGGTGTCAGGTTACTATTCGACGCTGAGCAAGCCGCCGTCCAGGGCGGAATTGACAAGTGGACGGTGGAGTTTATGGAGAGGTACAACAGAACCCAGCCGGTGGTGTATGGGACATATCAGGCTTATCTCAAGTCGACTCCCGAAACGTTGAGTCAACATCTACaggaagccaagaagaaggggttcGTACTGGGCGTCAAACTGGTCAGAGGCGCGTACCTGGGGAGCGACCCAAGGCAGCTGATACACGACATCAAGGAGGACACAGACAAGGCATACGACGGTATTGCGGAGGCGTTGCTCAAAAGGGATTGGCAAGTCGGGCCGTTGAAGGGAGAGGGTCAGTTTCCAGACGTGTCCATGGTAGTGGCTACCCACAACAGAGATTCCGTGGTCAGGGCAAAGAGAATACTGCAGCACGAGAGCAAGACCAACGATGTAGCATTTGCGCAGCTGCAGGGGATGGCGGATGAAGTCAGTTGCGAGCTCGTTGCGTTTAACCAACAAGAAGCGACTGAGAAGCAGGAAAAGGCCAAGGCGTATAAGTACTTGGTGTGGGGTTCAACAGGAGAGTGCATGAAGTATCTGCTGAGGCGAGCGTACGAGAACAGAGATGCGGTGCAGCGCACAGTTGGGTCGAGAGATGCCATGAGGGCCGAGGTCTTGAGGAGGCTCAAGTCGTTGTTTGGATTGGCCTGA
- a CDS encoding hypothetical protein (COG:K; EggNog:ENOG503P3KH), with translation MSKRPASSETSDLSTTSKRPKPPSNITMSLERIPLEHIPPNYRVYGALFRDVSNASFLQTQLISRNPEFEYAFIDASTIVSRVHLLAAVWNAVYSSVEGNLRTPNVHSEVVASLNINNNIADGYRRWGITSDKTKDLVVVKILSSPEPLPQAEQENEAEEVLSHLTSQIEGRLVRLTDQEIAEVTDWQKVRKYYKLNGVPVLDQTKDEAVKRKKMESMAIMGMALRGL, from the exons ATGAGCAAAAGACCAGCGTCCAGCGAGACCTCTGACctctcaaccacctcgaaacgtcccaaacccccttccaacatcaccatgtcCCTCGAGCGCATCCCCCTCGAACATATTCCCCCAAACTACAGGGTATACGGAGCTCTGTTTCGCGACGTATCCAACGCTTCCTTTCTCCAAACTCAGCTGATTTCCCGCAACCCCGAATTTGAATATGCCTTTATCGATGCTTCTACCATTGTCTCGCGCGTCCATCTCCTCGCAGCTGTCTGGAACGCAGTCTATAGCTCGGTGGAAGGAAACTTGAGGACGCCAAATGTGCACTCCGAAGTGGTGGCTTCCCTGAATATCAACAACAAT ATTGCCGACGGGTACAGACGATGGGGTATAACGTCTGACAAGACCAAGGACTTGGTCGTGGTCAAGATTCTCTCCTCGCCCGAACCGCTACCACAGGCCGAGCAAGAAAATGAAGCCGAGGAAGTCTTGTCACATCTAACATCGCAGATAGAGGGACGACTAGTAAGATTAACAGACCAGGAGATCGCAGAAGTCACGGACTGGCAAAAAGTCAGGAAATACTACAAGCTGAACGGAGTTCCAGTCTTGGACCAGACAAAAGATGAGGCGgtaaaaaggaaaaagatgGAGAGCATGGCCATCATGGGCATGGCGCTGAGGGGACTGtag
- a CDS encoding hypothetical protein (COG:Q; EggNog:ENOG503NZAF), translated as MATVPQVRRVAVIGVGPAGAIATDALAKEQAFDVVRVFDRRPIIGGTWVYTPHLPAAIPSLPLLLAGKADVAVPVPEQFPTETLKSEQVNSHQLRFSDSAQHEHLHSNIHPDIMGYTQEPLPWTLSGRSVQRYGLDGPFRHREVIRTWIEDIFTREGSDKHLSLHTTVERAEKVNGEWVLTLRKDGKGDKDYWWQERFDGLVVASGHYNVPWIPETEGLIEFDKRWPGRIQHSKRFRNGEKYKGKKTIVVGGSVSAHEIVHEILPFAQKPLISSIRGDPIPSFGWTPFIHPHIVIKKQISSLCPTTGTVFFTDGSKVKDVDHIIFATGYTFSFPFLPVVQERVEKAYRRLPGVYQHTFDILDPTLTFVGMLGGGFTFKVYEWQAVAVARHLAGRAQPLPPVADQQRWEAKRAAAKKGGKDYYSIAPDYKDFFEFLRKIAGDPKEGTTGRMLPAFCDEWLTVWKGMVAHKLRGFEERERAEEEVKKEPLRARL; from the exons ATGGCCACAGTCCCTCAAGTCCGCAGAGTAGCTGTGATTGGTGTTGGCCCAGCTGGTGCTATTGCTACAGATGCTCTTGCCAAAGAACAGGCTTTTGATGTGGTCAGAGTGTTTGATAGGAGACCCATAATTGGGGGTACATG GGTCTACACACCTCATCTCCCGGCCGCCATCCCCTCTCTtccgttgttgttggcggGAAAGGCAGATGTTGCCGTGCCTGTGCCGGAGCAATTCCCCACCGAAACGCTAAAGAGCGAGCAAGTAAACTCACATCAACTGAGGTTTAGCGACTCAGCCCAGCATGAGCACCTGCACAGCAACATCCACCCAGACATAATGGGCTATACGCAAGAGCCACTGCCTTGGACGCTCAGCGGTAGAAGCGTGCAGAGATACGGTTTGGACGGCCCCTTCCGGCATCGTGAGGTGATTCGAACGTGGATAGAAGATATCTTCACCCGGGAAGGGAGTGACAAGCACTTGAGCTTGCACACTACAGtggagagggcggagaagGTCAACGGGGAGTGGGTGCTGACTCTTCGGAAAGACGGGAAAGGAGACAAGGACTATTGGTGGCAGGAGAGGTTTGACGGGTTGGTCGTGGCAAGTGGACATTATAATGTCCCTTGGATTCCAGAGACGGAAGGATTGATTGAATTTGACAAACGTTGGCCGGGGAGAATCCAGCATAGCAAACGTTTTAGGAACGGGGAAAAGTACAAGGGAAAA AAAACGATTGTTGTGGGTGGGTCAGTTTCCGCTCATGAAATCGTGCATGAAATCCTTCCTTTTGCCCAAAAGCCCCTCATTTCTTCCATCAGGGGAGATCCGATCCCATCATTTGGCTGGACGCCGTTCATACACCCTCACATTGTGATCAAGAAGCAGATATCAAGTCTGTGTCCGACGACAGGGACAGTCTTTTTCACGGACGGATCTAAAGTCAAGGATGTGGACCATATCATCTTTGCTACCGGCTACACGTTCAGCTTTCCGTTTCTACCAGTTGTTCAGGAGAGAGTGGAGAAAGCATACAGGAGACTTCCGGGCGTTTATCAGCATACGTTTGATATTCTCGACCCAACACTCACATTTGTTGGCATG CTTGGAGGAGGGTTTACATTCAAGGTATATGAGTGGCAAGCCGTTGCCGTGGCTCGTCACTTGGCTGGTCGTGCTCAGCCGTTACCACCAGTTGCTGATCAACAACGCTGGGAAGCAAAGAGAGCGGCTGCCAAGAAAGGGGGCAAAGACTATTACAGCATTGCTCCGGATTACAAAGACTTTTTCGAGTTTTTGAGAAAAATTGCGGGCGATCCCAAGGAGGGAACAACAGGCCGAATGCTGCCCGCATTTTGCGATGAGTGGCTGACAGTTTGGAAGGGCATGGTGGCTCACAAACTCAGGGGgtttgaggagagggaaagggcagaggaggaggtgaaaaAAGAACCACTTAGGGCTCGATTGTGA
- a CDS encoding hypothetical protein (COG:K; EggNog:ENOG503NY55), with amino-acid sequence MPPGRPNTLKRASDSTGSDQGDGASTKVKLPRLERGPEDFSSVVKSKLQSYTRTGQACDRCKVRKIRCDALPEGCSHCTNQNLECYVTDRVTGRTERRGYLQQLEREKGAMLAHIRSLEKLLENHGVEVRPWQFPGYNNTYPEGMVFDAVGNPLKNSWSQVGLVWVKGGRQKPPSERSSSTRYPLIEARPANNHLGVSSDKEPLSSIKGTTLSILGTTLDITASFDGPDMDEPPAGTTFGTPLYNKSVQAFFQTSLNIHPAPPNVELPSRHDAFTYAEWYFLTLSPFLPILHKPSFLQLLRRIYDEPNFKPSVPELVITHMVFATIYFQYGVRNREKPEQYVQLNDLSNKHYHWCLNKFYDLATTQSVTAVQALAMMMSHTRNFPKPGCALTLASFAFMKAIELNLHRAIKIPGGGTTLENETRKRVWWAILALYSTINGRLGRPMPLSIQEFDVEFPIAIPDEFLGEEGVLDESKVGHCNYQVGLMGFKVTPLLIEMFSKLYGARRDPSTYVDVVRELEDGMRNMLDNLPEELNVETTKPEAKVFALYTQAFCLEFTLCLRHPSVCMTDDPKFCAENTRICEETVKKLLKVVSTLHTLKSLDTTWYQLAVYVAAIFTQLVAQWERRFETTVLEVASTREDMATWLAIIGEIGRLLGTGNRLATEVGVIIERTLGWIEQDMARKDASSQDIQPHSLKSQQDPSHGLSAVASGGTQPDQQPAPINGNGYYDSGPVPSSTTPYPALTYADQGAVQQNGGAATFDSADGASYLYAAASAATAASVSPNGSTPVEPTNPLIAFASQATQHVAGQSTDDWRPQAQASAAAQMMAHNAANTWQDWTAAIAGAGGNNSQERFSASALLTLGSGRPGDVQLGHVVEGVPTQADAMGVGNVANTHSGAQWPLLLFHDGTGVPGGGGGGGA; translated from the exons ATGCCTCCAGGCCGCCCAAACACCTTGAAGCGGGCCAGTGACTCCACCGGTTCTGACCAAGGCGACGGCGCTTCCACCAAGGTGAAGCTGCCGCGTCTCGAACGCGGTCCCGAGGACTTTTCCAGCGTTGTCAAGTCCAAGCTGCAATCGTACACCCGGACAGGCCAGGCTTGCGACAGGTGCAAG GTTAGAAAGATTCGCTGCGATGCGCTCCCCGAAGGATGCTCCCATTGTACCAACCAGAATCTCGAATGCTATGTCACCGACCGAGTCACGGGGCGCACCGAGCGTCGAGGATACTTGCAACAGTTAGAGCGTGAAAAGGGTGCCATGCTGGCTCACATACGGTCGCTGGAAAAACTGCTGGAGAACCATGGCGTCGAGGTCAGGCCGTGGCAGTTCCCTGGGTACAACAACACCTACCCTGAAGGTATGGTTTTTGACGCCGTGGGCAACCCTCTCAAGAACTCCTGGTCTCAGGTCGGCTTGGTGTGGGTAAAGGGAGGCCGGCAAAAACCGCCATCGGAGCGCAGCTCGAGCACGCGATATCCCCTGATCGAAGCGAGGCCTGCCAACAACCATCTCGGCGTGTCTTCGGACAAGGAGCCGCTGAGCTCCATCAAGGGAACTACATTGTCTATCCTGGGCACCACTCTCGATATTACAGCCTCGTTTGACGGCCCAGACATGGACGAACCGCCGGCGGGCACGACTTTTGGCACGCCCCTGTACAACAAATCTGTCCAGGCCTTCTTCCAGACCTCGCTCAACATCCATCCCGCCCCGCCCAACGTTGAATTGCCTTCTCGACATGACGCCTTCACCTATGCCGAGTGGTACTTTCTGACCCTGTCGCCGTTTCTTCCCATCTTGCACAAGCCTTCCTTTCTCCAGCTG TTGAGGCGCATTTACGATGAGCCAAACTTCAAACCTTCAGTCCCGGAACTGGTCATTACCCACATGGTGTTTGCTACCATCTATTTCCAGTATGGTGTTCGAAACAGAGAAAAGCCGGAGCAGTACGTTCAGCTCAACGACCTGTCCAACAAGCACTACCACTGGTGCCTCAACAAGTTCTATGATCTTGCCACAACCCAGTCTGTCACGGCTGTCCAAGCTCTCGCCATGATGATGTCGCACACTCGAAACTTCCCCAAGCCCGGCTGTGCTCTGACGCTGGCCAGTTTTGCCTTTATGAAGGCAATCGAGCTGAATCTGCATCGTGCGATCAAGATTCCCGGCGGTGGCACAACGTTGGAAAACGAAACGCGAAAACGCGTGTGGTGGGCCATTCTGGCCTTGTATAGCACCATCAACGGTCGACTCGGCCGGCCGATGCCCCTGTCTATCCAAGAGTTCGACGTGGAATTCCCCATTGCGATTCCGGATGAGTTTctgggagaagagggggtgCTGGACGAGTCCAAAGTTGGACATTGCAACTACCAAGTTGGTCTGATGGGATTCAAAGTGACGCCTTTGCTGATCGAAATGTTTTCCAAACTGTATGGTGCGCGGCGGGACCCAAGCACGTACGTCGACGTGGTCCGAGAATTGGAGGATGGAATGCGCAACATGCTCGACAATCTTCCCGAGGAGCTCAACGTAGAAACGACCAAACCTGAAGCAAAGGTTTTTGCGCTTTATACGCAGGCGTTTTGTCTCGAGTTTACCTTGTGTCTGAGACATCCTTCGGTTTGTATGACGGACGATCCCAAGTTTTGTGCGGAAAATACCAGGATATGCGAAGAGACCGTAAAGAAGCTGCTCAAGGTGGTGTCGACGTTGCACACGCTAAAGTCGCTCGATACGACGTGGTATCAGCTGGCCGTGTACGTGGCCGCCATCTTCACGCAGCTTGTTGCGCAGTGGGAGCGGCGGTTTGAGACGACGGTCTTGGAGGTTGCCAGTACCCGTGAGGACATGGCCACATGGCTGGCCATCATTGGGGAGATTGGGCGTTTGCTTG GTACAGGGAACCGTCTGGCTACCGAAGTTGGGGTCATCATCGAACGCACACTGGGCTGGATCGAGCAGGACATGGCCCGTAAGGATGCCTCCTCGCAGGACATTCAGCCACACAGCTTGAAGTCTCAACAGGACCCCAGCCATGGCTTATCGGCCGTCGCCAGCGGAGGGACACAACCAGATCAACAGCCCGCTCCCATCAACGGAAACGGCTACTACGATTCGGGTCCCGTACCCAGCTCCACCACGCCGTATCCGGCCCTGACGTACGCGGACCAAGGTGCTGTACAACAAAACGGCGGTGCTGCAACGTTCGACTCGGCGGATGGCGCGTCGTACCTCTATGCGGCTGCGTCGGCAGCAACAGCGGCAAGCGTCTCCCCCAACGGTTCTACGCCTGTCGagccaaccaacccactGATTGCATTCGCATCACAGGCAACACAACATGTTGCCGGACAGTCAACAGACGACTGGCgtccccaagcccaagcatCGGCTGCTGCACAAATGATGGCGCACAACGCGGCAAACACATGGCAAGACTGGACTGCCGCTATTGCGGGCGCCGGCGGGAACAACAGCCAGGAGCGCTTCAGCGCGAGTGCGTTGCTTACTCTAGGGTCAGGCAGGCCAGGTGACGTCCAGCTGGGCCACGTTGTCGAGGGTGTACCAACGCAGGCCGATGCCATGGGTGTTGGAAACGTTGCCAACACCCATTCCGGTGCGCAATGGCCACTGTTATTATTCCACGACGGCACCGGTGTGccgggaggcggtggaggaggcggcgctTGA
- a CDS encoding hypothetical protein (COG:S; EggNog:ENOG503P95R), translating into MSHSRRELRISRPTMSPPLAATASSSSPTPSPPSQSSSRKRPSPGTPDSDSSHSSKRRKRESMEDVNARYERFGVRPPPPLTNQYRFRLFVDRINRRQWEFLPNIANQKLSYNGESISLHELVHIFKEEFGQGSTSKLHIAAMVGGDIHPNPPAGKLKLFRPDPVAARICVRNLTPERGRAGSMRSPERTEYARHMVVSFDKGKISSIYDMREEPPRISRRKLAAAKPRRVLPVPGLRPPPPPVSIDLKTFYEDYIDAINSGVEHMHQEVRPFCKTGGVTHNGVHLSVDKYINLMRDAMDHVPDLKFQVHTCAVDEGRQMIAARLEFVGTPVKSWMGASPTGDEVEWSEHVFYWLEHGKISDVISIVDWETYREGLGQ; encoded by the coding sequence ATGTCGCACAGCCGGCGAGAGTTGCGGATATCGCGGCCCACCATGTCGCCGCCCTTGGCTGCCACagcgtcatcatcatcacctactccatcaccgccatcacaGTCGTCATCAAGAAAAAGACCATCGCCAGGGACGCCAGATTCAGACAGCTCACACAGCTCCAAAAGGCGCAAGCGGGAATCCATGGAGGACGTCAACGCCCGATACGAGCGCTTCGGCGTGaggccacctccaccattAACAAATCAATATCGATTCCGCCTGTTTGTCGACCGTATCAACAGGCGCCAGTGGGAGTTTTTGCCCAACATCGCCAACCAGAAGCTCTCCTACAATGGAGAGTCAATTTCTCTGCACGAACTTGTCCACATTTTCAAAGAGGAGTTTGGCCAAGGCTCGACCAGCAAGCTGCACATCGCCGCCATGGTCGGCGGGGATATTCACCCAAACCCGCCAGCTGGCAAGCTCAAGCTGTTCAGACCTGATCCTGTCGCGGCCAGGATATGTGTCCGGAATCTGACTCCCGAGAGGGGCAGAGCTGGTAGCATGCGCTCCCCTGAAAGGACCGAGTATGCCAGACACATGGTGGTTAGCTTCGATAAGGGAAAGATCAGCAGTATCTACGATATGAGGGAAGAGCCACCAAGGATATCAAGACGCAAgctggctgctgccaagCCCAGAAGAGTGTTACCAGTACCCGGGCTgcgaccaccacctccacctgtCTCGATCGACCTCAAGACGTTCTATGAGGATTACATCGACGCCATCAACTCCGGGGTCGAGCACATGCATCAGGAGGTCAGGCCGTTTTGCAAGACTGGGGGAGTGACGCACAATGGAGTGCACCTGTCGGTAGACAAGTACATCAATCTCATGCGAGACGCCATGGACCACGTCCCCGATCTCAAGTTCCAGGTGCACACTTGCGCCGTGGACGAAGGGAGGCAGATGATTGCAGCGAGGCTAGAGTTTGTCGGGACCCCGGTCAAGAGCTGGATGGGCGCATCGCCCACCGGTGACGAGGTTGAATGGTCAGAACATGTATTCTACTGGCTGGAACATGGGAAGATTTCAGATGTCATCAGCATCGTGGATTGGGAGACGTACCGGGAAGGGCTAGGGCAGTGA